From one Rosa rugosa chromosome 4, drRosRugo1.1, whole genome shotgun sequence genomic stretch:
- the LOC133706695 gene encoding uncharacterized protein LOC133706695, which produces MKRCSESRQSIAVKRSNHTMDFTSGRSFICTAYKSIISSICLLWGSRSTCHMQTPKDSMHQNLKSGLKTLIFNPKSHNHGHIVHKNYKLAPPSPSSQSSLTYSWSLLDNSSSWTSSMMDDLLGTDSGVAYMTTSNDDMLMSMTTSSYPKRKSTRGSKRVKREFPPPIPLLAQTRNLQCRMPWNLTRHYSNGRLILKGEKARHHEYFEAERDSGRLVLKLVPLDNTILTTYDVTESFGGHLDVCEENDEELEMENVQFAQEDYPEDDNDDADDDEDDADADADDDECDDNVDELCKSVPQSHSEISRCVEKYGNLPMYFTKSAARVHEQPQNYFAHPASAPLRPVTAVI; this is translated from the exons ATGAAACGGTGCAGTGAAAGCAGACAAAGTATAGCTGTTAAGAG GTCAAATCACACCATGGATTTCACGAGTGGAAGGTCATTTATCTGCACTGCTTATAAATCCATAATTTCCTCTATCTGTTTGTTGTGGGGTTCGAGGTCAACATGTCACATGCAAACCCCAAAAGATTCGATGCATCAAAATCTCAAGTCGGGtctcaaaaccctaattttcaaCCCTAAATCCCATAATCATGGCCACATCGTTCACAAGAACTACAAGCTCGCACCACCATCGCCATCTTCGCAGTCTTCACTCACTTATTCGTGGTCGTTATTGGATAACTCGTCGTCGTGGACTTCGTCTATGATGGACGACTTGCTCGGAACAGACAGTGGCGTCGCCTACATGACAACCTCTAACGACGATATGTTAATGTCAATGACGACCAGCAGTTACCCCAAGAGGAAAAGTACTCGAGGAAGCAAAAGGGTGAAAAGGGAATTTCCACCACCAATACCGCTTCTGGCACAAACGAGGAATTTGCAATGTCGCATGCCTTGGAATCTGACTAGGCATTACTCTAATGGAAGGCTAATTCTGAAAGGAGAGAAAGCACGGCACCATGAGTACTTCGAAGCCGAACGTGACAGCGGCCGCCTTGTGTTGAAGCTTGTGCCTCTGGACAACACCATACTAACGACTTATGATGTGACTGAATCGTTTGGTGGACATTTGGACGTGTGTGAGGAAAATGATGAAGAGCTTGAAATGGAAAACGTGCAGTTTGCTCAAGAAGACTATCCTGAGGATGATAATGATGATgctgatgatgacgaagatgatgctgatgctgatgctgatgatgatgaatgtGATGACAATGTGGATGAACTATGCAAGTCGGTGCCTCAGTCACACTCGGAGATCAGCAGGTGTGTTGAGAAATATGGAAATCTGCCGATGTATTTCACAAAGTCAGCTGCAAGAGTCCATGAACAACCGCAAAACTACTTTGCACACCCTGCTTCAGCTCCTCTTCGTCCAGTGACTGCTGTCATCTAA